DNA from Pseudomonas mendocina:
TGCGTGGCCAGTGCCTGGAGCGCGAGAGTCTGTTCGTTGATGCCGCTCAGACCTACCAGTTCATCATCACGCGCTACCCGGCCAGCGAGTACGCCTATCGTGCCCGCGCGCGTCTGCAGACCCTTGAGCAACTGGGCCACCACAGCCCTGCACCGGCGGCCAAGGTCAGCCCGGCCACTTTGTAGGCCACCTGTCGTGCGCCGTTTCTCGGTGCTGCGCGGCGGTATAAGCTGGCGCGTGTCTCTCATGGAGGATGAACATGCGTCGTGCATTGCTGATTGTCGCCTTGTTGCCAGTTCTGGCGACGGCGGAAATCTATCGCTGGACGGATGAGCAGGGGCGGGTGCACTTCGGTCAGCGCCCCGTGGCTGGTGCCGAGCCTGTGGAAGTGAGGCCTCAGGTCGTAGAGCGCGACGAACATACGCGCGAGCGTGAGGCACGCGCTCAGCGCTTCCACGACGCGCGCCGTGAGGAGCAACAGCAAGCTGCGGCGACTGCAGCTGCACAGCGTGCGGAGCGCGCCTCGGAATGCCAGGATCTGCGTCGACGTCTGGCACAGATTCCCGAAGGTTTCAGTTATTACCGCACCGATGCCAGTGGCGAGCGTATTTACTACAGTGATGAAGAGACCGACACCGCTCGTCGTCAGTTGCGCGAGCGAATAGCCCAACGCTGTACTTGAAGGTGGTTAAGCGGCCGTAGTAGGGCCATACTCAATACCCTTTGTAGCGATTTGCCACTATGCGTAGCCAACGTCGAATCGAACGCCATCAGTTGCCCTACTACCTGAAGGTATTCAATCGCATCACCGACAAACCGATGGGTTTCATCGGTAATGTCTCGCTGGACGGCCTGATGCTGATCAGTCAGTTGCCGATGCTGGTGGGCGCCCGTTTCGATATGCGGCTGAAGATTCCAGGCCAGCAAGGCATGCATTTCATCGACTTCTCTGCCAACTGTCAGTGGTGCCGTGAAGATGTCACGCCTGGTAGCTACGACTCTGGCTTCGCTCTGGTGGTTCCGCCTGCCGACTACATCGAGATGATCGATGCCCTGCGTTATTACTTCAGCTTCCATGGCCTGCCAGCTTCTGCCTGAGAGCCTGGTTGTTGTAGGGCGTGCGCAGCGAGTCTCAGTGCATCGCTGGCACGCTTGCCAGGCTGCGTAAGCGCTGGCTCAACTGCAGGCGTAGACCTTCTTCTTCACAGAACAATAATGCGTGTTCGAGGTCGTAGCGCTCGCCCTGCGGACAATCGAGCGCTCGGTAGACATCCGCTCTGGCCAGGTGGTCGACCAGATTCGGTTGTCCGAGTTGCAGGGTGCGTTCGGCGTCCTTGAGTGCTGCCTCAGGGTTATCCTGTTGCAGGTGGAGCAGGCGCAGGTTGCGCGACAGACGCTGCAGCATGGCGTGAGCATCGGCCGTTTGCAGATGCACGGCGCTGAGTTCAGCAGCCGGGCCCAGTTGGCGGTAGAGCTGATCGCGACAGTCACGGGTGTACAGGCGGCGCCCGCCACAGGGATCTAGCAGATGATCGGCACCTGGTACACGTAGCATGAAATGCCCAGGGAAGTTCACGCCTTGCAGTGGAATGTCCAGACGCTGTGCCAGTTCCAGTGCGATCAGGGCAAGGGGCAACGGCTGGCCGCGTCGGTGGCGCAGCACTTCGTGGATCAGTGCGTGGCGTGGGCGTGTGATGCCTTCATCGTCTTCCTGAAAATCGAGTTCGGCGAGTCGGCGTAGCAATGGCTGAGCCAGTTCGCGTGCAGGCAGGGCGGGCAACCCGGCGCTGACTTGCAGTAGCAGGCTGTGCAGATCATTCAGCACATGCGCAGGCTGAAGCTGGTCGTCGTGTTCGGCTGCTATCCACAGTGCAGCCTCTAACAGAGCAGGTGGGTCGCGTTGCAGACACTCTAAGCAGGCTTGGCGTGGGCTCATCGCATTCTCCGCTGACTTCTGCTTTTGTAGCCGCTGGTGAGGCTATCGTCCAGCGAGGCTCTCCTATACTGAGCCCAGATGTCCAACCGTGAGCTCGCCCATGTTCAGCATGATGGAAGCCGCCCGACTCGAGGCCCTGCACCTGGCCGAGGATCCGGCCAGCGGTCTCAAGGCCGTTATCGCCATTCACAACACCCGCTTCGGGCCGGCACTTGGCGGTTGCCGTTACCTGGCCTATCCGGATGAACAGAGCGCCATCGACGATGCCATACGCCTGGCTCGGGGCATGAGCTACAAGGCGGCGTTGGCCGGTATTGACCACGGTGGCGGCAAGGCGGTGATCATCCGACCCGCGCATGTAAAAAGTCGCGCAGCGCTTTTCGAGGCCTTCGGGCGCTTCATCGAAACCTTGAATGGGCGCTACATCACTGCCGTCGACAGCGGTACTTCCAGCGCTGATATGGACTGCATCGCTCAGTACACCAACCATGCAACCAGCACCTTCAGCGAGGGCGATCCGTCACCCCATACTGCGCTGGGAGTGTTCGCCGGAATTCGTGCGACTGCACAGGCGCGCCTGGGGAGTGATGACCTGGAAGGGTTGCGCATTGCCGTGCAGGGGCTGGGTAATGTTGGTTTCGCCTTGGCCGAAGCACTGCACGCGGCCGGCGCCGAATTGCTGGTCAGCGATCTGGATGCAGGCCGCGTGCAACTGGCCGTCGAGCAGCTTTGTGCGCACCCGGTTGCCAGTGAGGCCCTGCTCAGCACCCCCTGCGACATTCTTGCCCCTTGCGGCCTCGGTGGTGTGTTGAATGCGCAGACGGTCGCCCATCTGCGCTGTGCAGCGGTGGCGGGCGCTGCCAACAACCAGTTGGTTCATGCCGGGATTGCCGACCAACTGGAGGCACGCGGTATCCTCTACGCGCCAGATTACGTGCTCAATGCTGGCGGGCTGATCTACGTGGCATTGCGTCACCGCGGTGAGGAGCTCACGGCGATCACCGCTCATCTGGCGCAAATCAGCCGGCGGTTGACCGAGATATACGCGCACGCCCAGGCTGAAAAACGCTCGCCCGCTCGAGTCGCCGACCATTTGGCCGAGCGACTGCTCTATGGCGCCTAGCGACAGTGTGTTTATGTGGGCTTCGGGGCGAAACGGAAGACCAGCGCGAGGCCCAGCAGGATCGCCACCATGCCCTGCAATGCCGCGGATGACAGCTGATTACCCAGCAGCAGGTAATCGAGCAGTGCGGTAGTCATCGGCACCAGATAGAACAGACTGGTGACATTGACCAGGTTGCCGGCCTGAATCATGCGGTACAGCAGCAATTGTGCGCCGACCGAGATCACCAGGCCCATCCACACCAGCGGCATGATCAGCCCGATATCGTATTGCACGCGCCATTCCTGGCTCGGCAGCAGGGTCAGGCTGCCAAGCAGGCAGAGACCGTACTGTAAGGGCAACGCCTGCATGGGTGCCTGCTGCACGCTCTTCTGAGCGATGCTGCCGCAGGTGATGCAGAGCAGGGCGCCGAGGGCATACAGGACACCGGAGGTTGAGATCGCGCTTTGCAGCAGACTGTCGGCGACGATCAGCGCCAGTCCGGACAGAGCCGTTAACAGGCCAAGCAAGCGCAGGGGTGAAGCGCTCCGCTCCAGCAGCATCAGCGTGAGGATGGGTTGCACACCCAAGACCGTTGCGAGCACGCCGGGTGTGATGCCTTCGGCCAGTGCCAGCAGGTAGCAAAAGCTGTAACCACCGATCATCAGCAGGCCGGCTTTGGCGGTTGGCCAGCGCAAACCTCGCTTGGGCAGCCATACGCCTGAATACCCAGCAATCAGCGCCAGTGCGGCGAAGGCGAGGGTGAAACGCAAGACGAGAAAGGCAAAGGGGGAGGCGTGATAGAGACCAAGGCGAGCGAAGATCGCACCGCCAGACCAGAGCAGCACGAATAGTGCCGTTGCGCTGTAGTGGGACAGAGAAGTCGAATGGAAACGCATGGTGGAACACCTGTCGAAAATCCGCATGAGCTCCGCACGCGCGCACAGGCGCGTCTCGGCAAGGCCGATGGCAAACGGAGCAGAGAAGGTGCGGGGCGTGCCCGCTTAGACGGAAGCCGGCGGCGGTGGATTGCCGGCGTGACAGGCAGGCGGTGGCGCACAGCCGTCGACAGCGGCGCGGTAAGCGGCACTGGCGAGGTCATTGAGGCGATGCGCGAAAATGATCATGGGGTAGAGACGAGCGTTGTGCAGAAGTTTGAAGGCTAGCGCGCCCAATCGAGACGGTCAATCGTCGTCGAGTTCACCCTGATAGCACACGGGAGAGCTGGGCGAAGTCTGTCGCTGCAATTCGTCTTCGAGAAACTCCACCAGCACCTGAGCGTTGTTGTGCTGTTCGTCACGCGCTGCATAGAGCAGCGTCAACGTGCCTTGAGAGGCCCAGTGCAGCAGCGTTTTCCAGTATTCGGGATGGCCGTTGAGTTCCTGGCGATAGGCATCGCGGAACCTATCGAATGCTTCTGGTCGGTGGCCGAATGCCTTGCGCAGTGAAGTCGAGGGCGCCACATCGGGCAGCCAGTCATGCAGTTCGAGTGCGTCCTTGGCGATGCCTCGTGGCCATAGGCGGTCGACCAGCACACGGCGGCCGTCATTCGCTTCGGCCTTCAGATAAACCCGTTTGCATCGAATCATGAGGCTGACTCCTTGCCCTGCGGCAACGCTGCACTTGGCGGCGCAACCGGGCTGGATTAGCGTGTTGCGACAGGGGGATTGCCATGGATTATTTCATTATCGTCGTTACCACCGCTGCCGGTCTGTATTTCCACTGGTGGCTGTTCCGGCGTATTCGTCAGTGGAGCGACCGTGACCTGGCATTATCCCTGGCAGAGGGCGATGCTGGTAAGCGTCAGTACATGCTGGAGCAACTGGCGCGCGCGAAAAATGAAAAGGTCAGGCGACGTGATCTGCCCAACTGGTTGGAGCAGGCCGCGGCGCAATATCGAGCATCGTGACAGGCGGGACACAGCAAAGAGATCTCGCCACCCCGGCAGGGCAGCGAGGCAAGGTGAATGGGTTATTCGCTGGTAGCGTTCTCTTCCAGCTCGTCGAGGGCATCAGGTTGGCTCTTGAACGCTTTGGCGAAGATCTCACGGTTCTTGGCCATGAAGATGCCAAGTTCTTCGCCCTGCTCTTCACTGAGAGAAGGAACCGCCTTGTGCAGGACTTCACTCAGGCGCTCGGCCAGCTCCAGCATCTTGTCGTAACGGTCGGCTTCGGCTTTATCCATAAACAAGCGCTCCGGATCGCGACTGCTGCGGTACACCACTTCGACGGCCATTCATCACCTCGTCTGCCTTCATGCGTATTGGTTTTAACTGGTTTTTTGTACAGTATTCGGCAGGATAAATGACTCGCTGCCGTTTGGCCAGTATTGCACTCGATAACGTCTGCATTTCGGAACACGAGATCGTGTGAGGTGTGGGAAAGGTGGTGGGAGTGCGCCGTCCCTCCTCGAACGTCATCATCGCGCTTGAAATGCGATTGATGTACATGTCTTGTATATGATTGGGCCGCTACCGTACTTCTTTTCAGATGTTTTCGGTGCGGCGCTTGTACTGTTCGTCAACGCAGACCTATAGTCCTCGTAAGCGCCCTGCGAAAACCTCTGTATTGCCTATGGCATGAGGTCTCCATGTTGAAAACGATTGGTCGTGTCGAGCGTAAGCTACTGGCACTCGTGGCGCTTTTCTACCTGAGTCTGATGTTGCTGGTCGGAGCTATCTGGGGGAGTCAGGTCAGCCTCTCCAGTGGACAGTCTGTACAGGATTTGTATCGATCTCTCTATCGTTTGTCGACACTGCTTTCCACTTTGCAGGATGCCGAGATTGGCCAGCGTGGCTATTTGCTGACTGGCAATCAGCAGTACCTGGTGCCTTACGAGCAGGCCGTTGGGCGACTGGACGAGCAACTGCACGAGATGCTGGATAATCCGACTCTGCAGGCATATGCGGCTGATCTGAAGGTTATCGCGCGGCTCAGCGAGCTCAAGCGTGACGAGTTAGCGCAGACCATCATCTTGCGTAGAGAGCAAGGCCAGTACGAGGCGCAGCGCGTTTTGGCTGCAAATGACGGCAAGCTGTACATGGATGAGATGCGCCAGCGCATCGGCAATGTCGAGCGCGGCGTGGCTCTGTCGCTTCGGGAGCAGAAGGCTGACCTTGAGTGGCGCTCGGGTCTGGCGCTATGGGGCGGCGGTGGTGGGGCGCTATTGATGGTGGCGCTGCTGACGTTACTGTTCAGCGATTTACGTCGCGATCTACGTGAGCGCGCCGAATTGCTCGAGCGACTGGCTTTCGAGTCGCAGCATGACAGCCTGACCCATTTACCCAATCGCCGTGCATTCAACGAGGCTCTGGATCAGGCGCTGGCTCTGGCCCGGCGCGGTGAGCGTCATGTCGCACTGCTGTACCTCGATCTGGATGGCTTCAAGCCGATCAATGATCAACTTGGGCATGCCGCAGGCGATGCCACTCTCAAAGCGGTTGTCGCGCGCTGGCAGGAAGTGGTTCGTGAGGGCGAGGTATTGGCGCGTCTCGGGGGGGATGAGTTCGCCGTGATCGCGGCTGGTGATGCCGCGGCAGTCGAACGTCTGGCGCAGCGACTGATCGACGCACTGGATGGCCCTTTGCTGGAGCGGCATTCAAGTATGCGTGTCGGGGTAAGTGTCGGCCTGGCGCGCTATGCCGAACACGGCGAGGATCGCCGTCGCCTGATTGCAGCCGCCGATACGGCCATGTATCGCGCCAAGGAGGCCGGTAAACATTGCTATGCCTGGCCTGAGGCTACAGGTCGTGGGGTGGGTGTTTAGGTAATCCAGGTCGTTCTCGGTAATGCTCTCGCTGAATATGATCCCGCCTGTGTCTTTTCGTCACATCCCCGCATCATTCTGAGGCTGGTCTTTTTCCTGCATGATCTTCGTTGGCGAGTGCCTATCCTGGGCGTTCGAGCCGTCATGCCGGTTTCGGGAGAGAACTACGTAATGAATTGGGTGGAGCGCCTGCGCACGAGCATGCATGGTCTGGCTGAGTCCCTGGGCAACCTGCTGATGGAGGCTTTCCATTATCTGGCCTTGTTCGCCATCGGTGCGATCACTGCCTGGGCGGGGGTGATGGCCTTTCTTGGCATGTTGGAAAAGGGGCATATCACGGTCGATGACGTCCTGCTGCTGTTCATCTACCTTGAGCTGGCGGCGATGGTGGGGATCTACTTCAAGACCAACCACATGCCGATTCGCTTCATGATCTACGTGGCGATCACCGCGCTGACTCGTTTGCTGATTTCCGACATTTCCCACACGCACAAGCCGAGTTGGGGCGTGGTGATGGTATCGGGGGCGATCCTGTTGCTGGCCTTGGCGATTCTGGTGGTGCGCTATGCGTCGTCGCGGTTCCCCGCCGTGGCTGGGCCGAACCCGCGTGGCAAGGCGCGCAATCGCGAAGACGCCGAGTCCGAGCGTGATGATACGTCTGACTGAACGCTCTGGTATTGCCAAGAGTGCGATGCGTATGGCGTTCAGCCGGCATACAGGCGTAGCGGGTTGGTGATCGTCATTTCGTTGTCTCGATTCGATCACCCAGTAGCCCGCTGTCAACGACGCGACTTTTACGCTCAAATCGAACCAGTCCAGTACCGCTGATGAGCAATACCTTGTCCCCGGTTCATACTCAGCTAACTAATGACGCCCCCTACCTGGCATCTATCGCCAAGATGATTCAGGCCGGTGCCAGACGGCGGCGTTCGGCGCGGATTTCCGGCAGGTCGTTGCGGCGTAGATAAACCCGCAGCGGTTCGCTGAGATTCACTCGGTCGTCGATACGCTGCTCCTGCAGCCAGGCCAGGCGCTGGCGATCCAGGCGCATCAGCTCGCCCTCGTCGGCGTGCCAGACATACTCGCAGGTGGGGGTGATGGTCTCGGCCGGTACGTCGAGGCCGAAGCTGTCTTCGGAGAAACGCAGCAGGTAGTGGCCGGTCTTGGCGTTGTAGCCGACGAAACCCTGCAACTGGTCGGCGGCCTGGCAGATCTGGGCGGACGTGATACTCATGGCAAACCTCGATTCCGATGGGGTTTGCAGGCAAGGCGAATGGTTCTGTTTATCGGCGCAGCCTAACCGCTGGTGCTGTCGTCTGCGTTGTCGTGGATCAAAAAATCACCGGGAGCGATTTTTGACGTTGGCTCCGCCGACGGCCCGCACGGGTGGCCACCAAGGATGGCAGGCCACAAAAAATGCCGGGAGCAGTTCTTGACGTCGCTGTGCGGCGGCCTTACGAGGTCGCCGCCAGGGATTGAAGCCGTGCCAGAGCCGGCAACACCTGTTCGCGCAGTAGTGGCGCCAGGTCATCGGGGAGGTGCTGTGTGGTGTCGAGCCAGCGCAGTTCTTCCAGCTCGGCAGCGGGCTGAACGGCATGGGGCAGGGCGGCGCGAAAGATATCCGCCTGCAGCCAGGTGTCGGCCTCGTTGGCGGCGGGCGCCTGGAACTGGCCGAAGGCTTGCAACGCACCAGCGCCCAATCGCAGTTCGAGTTCTTCGAACAGCTCACGTTCGAGCGCGGTCAGTGCATCCTCGCCTGGTTCGCGTTTGCCGCCTGGAAGCATGAAGAAACGGGTATTGCGTTTGCGCACCAGCAACAGCCGGCCCTGTTCGTCGAACAGGCAGGCAGCGGCGATATGAAGAGTGGTTTTCATAAGGGAAGCGTAGGGCGCCCATTCAGGACGCCCTGCGATCATCAGCCGGCCAGGCCGACGTAGACGTTCTGCACATCATCGTGGCCGTCGATGGCCTCGAGGAACGCTTCGACTTCTTCCATCTGCTCCGGCGTCAGGTTGGTCACCGGGTTCTTCGGGCGATAGCCGAGCTTGGCCGAGTTGACGGTGAAACCTTGCTCTGGCAGCGCCTTGCATACGGCATCGAGGTCGGTCGGCTCGGTGATGAACAGAGTCGCGCCCTCGTCATCGGGGACGAAATCCTGGGCGCCGGCTTCGATGGCAGCCAGTTCCGGGTCAGCCCCGTCGTCGCTGCTGGCTTCGATCAGGCCAACGTGGTCGAAGTCCCAACTGACCGAGCCGGAGGCCCCGAGTTGGCCCTTGCGGAACAGCACGCGAATCTCGGCGACAGTGCGGTTGACGTTGTCGGTCAGGCACTCGACGATCAGCGGCACCTGGTGCGGGGCGAAGCCTTCGTACTGGGTGCGCTCGTAGTTGATCACTTCACCGGACAGGCCTGCGCCTTTCTTGATGGCGCGTTCCAGGGTGTCCTTGGGCATCGAGGCTTTCTTGGCCTGATGCACGGCCAAGCGCAGTTTGGGGTTCATGTCCGGGTCGGCGCCGTTACGCGCAGCGAGCATGATTTCCTTCACCAGCTTGCCGAAGATCTTGCCTCGGGCATTGGCGGCGGCTTCTTTGGGTTTGGCTTTCCATTGGGCGCCCATCTGGGGTCTCCTGGCCGATAGGTGAGACGGCGTCAGCGCAGGTCGTGGCGTGACGATCGGATAGGCTGCGGATTCTAGTGCCTTGTGCGG
Protein-coding regions in this window:
- a CDS encoding DUF4124 domain-containing protein, coding for MRRALLIVALLPVLATAEIYRWTDEQGRVHFGQRPVAGAEPVEVRPQVVERDEHTREREARAQRFHDARREEQQQAAATAAAQRAERASECQDLRRRLAQIPEGFSYYRTDASGERIYYSDEETDTARRQLRERIAQRCT
- a CDS encoding PilZ domain-containing protein translates to MRSQRRIERHQLPYYLKVFNRITDKPMGFIGNVSLDGLMLISQLPMLVGARFDMRLKIPGQQGMHFIDFSANCQWCREDVTPGSYDSGFALVVPPADYIEMIDALRYYFSFHGLPASA
- a CDS encoding SirB1 family protein translates to MSPRQACLECLQRDPPALLEAALWIAAEHDDQLQPAHVLNDLHSLLLQVSAGLPALPARELAQPLLRRLAELDFQEDDEGITRPRHALIHEVLRHRRGQPLPLALIALELAQRLDIPLQGVNFPGHFMLRVPGADHLLDPCGGRRLYTRDCRDQLYRQLGPAAELSAVHLQTADAHAMLQRLSRNLRLLHLQQDNPEAALKDAERTLQLGQPNLVDHLARADVYRALDCPQGERYDLEHALLFCEEEGLRLQLSQRLRSLASVPAMH
- a CDS encoding Glu/Leu/Phe/Val dehydrogenase dimerization domain-containing protein, with the translated sequence MFSMMEAARLEALHLAEDPASGLKAVIAIHNTRFGPALGGCRYLAYPDEQSAIDDAIRLARGMSYKAALAGIDHGGGKAVIIRPAHVKSRAALFEAFGRFIETLNGRYITAVDSGTSSADMDCIAQYTNHATSTFSEGDPSPHTALGVFAGIRATAQARLGSDDLEGLRIAVQGLGNVGFALAEALHAAGAELLVSDLDAGRVQLAVEQLCAHPVASEALLSTPCDILAPCGLGGVLNAQTVAHLRCAAVAGAANNQLVHAGIADQLEARGILYAPDYVLNAGGLIYVALRHRGEELTAITAHLAQISRRLTEIYAHAQAEKRSPARVADHLAERLLYGA
- a CDS encoding DMT family transporter; protein product: MRFHSTSLSHYSATALFVLLWSGGAIFARLGLYHASPFAFLVLRFTLAFAALALIAGYSGVWLPKRGLRWPTAKAGLLMIGGYSFCYLLALAEGITPGVLATVLGVQPILTLMLLERSASPLRLLGLLTALSGLALIVADSLLQSAISTSGVLYALGALLCITCGSIAQKSVQQAPMQALPLQYGLCLLGSLTLLPSQEWRVQYDIGLIMPLVWMGLVISVGAQLLLYRMIQAGNLVNVTSLFYLVPMTTALLDYLLLGNQLSSAALQGMVAILLGLALVFRFAPKPT
- a CDS encoding DUF488 domain-containing protein; amino-acid sequence: MIRCKRVYLKAEANDGRRVLVDRLWPRGIAKDALELHDWLPDVAPSTSLRKAFGHRPEAFDRFRDAYRQELNGHPEYWKTLLHWASQGTLTLLYAARDEQHNNAQVLVEFLEDELQRQTSPSSPVCYQGELDDD
- a CDS encoding YebG family protein produces the protein MAVEVVYRSSRDPERLFMDKAEADRYDKMLELAERLSEVLHKAVPSLSEEQGEELGIFMAKNREIFAKAFKSQPDALDELEENATSE
- a CDS encoding diguanylate cyclase domain-containing protein encodes the protein MLKTIGRVERKLLALVALFYLSLMLLVGAIWGSQVSLSSGQSVQDLYRSLYRLSTLLSTLQDAEIGQRGYLLTGNQQYLVPYEQAVGRLDEQLHEMLDNPTLQAYAADLKVIARLSELKRDELAQTIILRREQGQYEAQRVLAANDGKLYMDEMRQRIGNVERGVALSLREQKADLEWRSGLALWGGGGGALLMVALLTLLFSDLRRDLRERAELLERLAFESQHDSLTHLPNRRAFNEALDQALALARRGERHVALLYLDLDGFKPINDQLGHAAGDATLKAVVARWQEVVREGEVLARLGGDEFAVIAAGDAAAVERLAQRLIDALDGPLLERHSSMRVGVSVGLARYAEHGEDRRRLIAAADTAMYRAKEAGKHCYAWPEATGRGVGV
- a CDS encoding phosphate-starvation-inducible protein PsiE; this encodes MNWVERLRTSMHGLAESLGNLLMEAFHYLALFAIGAITAWAGVMAFLGMLEKGHITVDDVLLLFIYLELAAMVGIYFKTNHMPIRFMIYVAITALTRLLISDISHTHKPSWGVVMVSGAILLLALAILVVRYASSRFPAVAGPNPRGKARNREDAESERDDTSD
- a CDS encoding DUF2025 family protein; the protein is MSITSAQICQAADQLQGFVGYNAKTGHYLLRFSEDSFGLDVPAETITPTCEYVWHADEGELMRLDRQRLAWLQEQRIDDRVNLSEPLRVYLRRNDLPEIRAERRRLAPA
- a CDS encoding NUDIX domain-containing protein; protein product: MKTTLHIAAACLFDEQGRLLLVRKRNTRFFMLPGGKREPGEDALTALERELFEELELRLGAGALQAFGQFQAPAANEADTWLQADIFRAALPHAVQPAAELEELRWLDTTQHLPDDLAPLLREQVLPALARLQSLAATS
- a CDS encoding YebC/PmpR family DNA-binding transcriptional regulator, whose product is MGAQWKAKPKEAAANARGKIFGKLVKEIMLAARNGADPDMNPKLRLAVHQAKKASMPKDTLERAIKKGAGLSGEVINYERTQYEGFAPHQVPLIVECLTDNVNRTVAEIRVLFRKGQLGASGSVSWDFDHVGLIEASSDDGADPELAAIEAGAQDFVPDDEGATLFITEPTDLDAVCKALPEQGFTVNSAKLGYRPKNPVTNLTPEQMEEVEAFLEAIDGHDDVQNVYVGLAG